The Haloarcula sp. CBA1127 genomic interval GAATTCGAAAACGTCCCCGGACAGGGCGTGAAAGCGACGACGCGCCACGGTCGCGTCCTCGTCGGCAACCGGAAACTGCTGTCCGAGGTCGGTGTCGACACCGCGCCGGCGGAGGAGCGGATGGACACGCTCGAACGCGAGGGCAAGACGGCGATGTTGGTCGCGCTGGCCGAAGACGCAGGCGGTGACGGCACCGAGGGCGACAGCGACCCGGACTACCGGCTCATCGGTATCGTCGCCGACGCCGACACGGTCAAAGAGTCCGCGAAGGCCGCCGTCAGTGGGCTGCGAGAACGCGGACTCGGCGTCTGGCTCATCACCGGCGACAACGAGCGGACTGCCCGCGCCGTCGCCGAAGAGGTCGGTATTGACCCCGACAACGTGATGGCCGACGTACTGCCGGAAGACAAGGCCGACGCGGTCGACGACCTCCAGAGCGACGGCGACCAGGCGATGATGGTCGGTGACGGCGTCAACGACGCGCCGGCACTCGCAGCCGCGAGCGTCGGCTGTGCCATCGGTTCGGGGACCGACGTGGCGATCGAGGCCGGCGACGTGACGCTACTCCGGGACGACCCCGCCGACGTAGTGAAGGCTATCCGGATATCTGAGGCCACGCTCCAGAAGATCAAGCAGAACCTCTTCTGGGCGCTCGGGTACAACACCGTGATGATTCCGCTGGCCTCACTGGGACTCCTCCAGCCGGTGCTTGCCGCCGCGGCGATGGCCGCCTCGTCCGTGTCGGTGCTCGCAAACAGTCTCGCGTTCCGACGGTATACACCGGACTCGGAGTACCGCCTGTTCGGCTTCCTCCGTCGCTGAGCGGGGCCCGTCTCCAGCAGACTCATTTGTCGCCGGGCCTCACTTGCGAACAGTGACAAGTGAGGAGCGTGCCGCCGATGAGCCGACGGGACAGACAGTGTCACAGCCGGGCGGCGTCGGCGTTCGGCTCCGGGCCCTCTGGCGAGCGCTCGTCATCGTCTGGCAGTTCGTCCCGCTGCTCTGGCAGTGGGGCCGGGACCGGAAACGGTTCCTCCTGTTCGGTCGGTCCCGGTCAGTGGCCCCCGAGACGCGGACGCGGCGCGCCCGCTACCTGAAGGATACGTTCGTCGACCTCGGCCCGGCGTTCATTAAACTCGGACAGATGCTCTCGACCCGGCCCGACGCCCTGCCGCGGGCGTACGTCGACGTGCTCTCGGAGCTACAGGACAACGTCCCACCGGACGCGTGGGCGACCATTGAGCCAGTTATCGAACGGGAGTTGGGCGACGATATCGATACGCTGTTCGAGGCGTTCGACACGACAGCCATTTCCGGGGCCTCGCTGGGCCAGGTGTACGAGGCACAGGTCGACGGCCAGCGGGTCGCCGTGAAAGTGCTTCGACCCAACATCAGGACGCGCGTCGAATCCGACCTGCGCGTGCTGTCGACGCTGCTACCGGTGCTCACCTACGGCGCAGACCCGGGCCAGGCGTTCACGCTGGAGAATCTCACCGAGGAGTTCGCAACGACGGTCCGCCGGGAGATGGATTACGGCCACGAGGCGCGAATGCTTCGGGAAATCGGCGACAACTTCGCAAACGACGACGACATCGCCATCCCGGACGTCGTCGGGAGCCACTCGACGGACCGCGTGCTGACGATGACGTACCTCGACGGCGTGAAAATCGACGACGTAGAGCGGCTGGACGAACTCGACATCGACAGGCCGGCACTTGTCCGCCGGCTCGAAGAGGTGTACATCCAGATGATCGTCGAGGACGGCCTCTTCCACGCTGACCCCCATCCCGGCAATCTGGCGGTCCAGCCCGACGGGACGCTCGTCTTCTACGATTTCGGGATGACCGGCTACCTTGGTCCCCGAACACAGGACCAGCTACTTGAGTTCTATGTCGGACTGGCAACAGACGACGTAGACCGGGTGATGGACGCCTTCGTCGAGATGGGCGCGCTGGACCCGATGGCCGACCGCGAGGTGATGCGGGAAGCATTCGACATCGTCATCGAGCAGTTCCGCGGCGAGGACATCAGTGAGTACCGCATCGAACAGCTCGTCGGCCAGTTCGAGGCGCAACTGTACGAGTTCCCGATGCGACTACCACAGGACCTGGCGCTGGTGGTCCGCGTGACAACGGTGCTTGAGGGCGTCTGTCGGACGCTCGACCCTGAGTTCGACTTCATCGAGATCATCTCCGAGTACGTCATGGAGCAAGGCGCCGGGGATGACGTTCGGGAGCAGATCAAGACGGAAATCCAAGAGACAGTGACTGGCTCGACCCGGTCAGCGGTGCGAGCAGCGCCGAAGCTAGAGGACGCACTCGACAGGGTCGAGCGCGAAGAACTGCTTGTCAAGACCGTCCTGGAAGACTCCGACGGACTGAGTCGGGTGCTTGCCAAGCGGCTCCTGCTCGGTATCGTCGCTAGCGCCGGCGTGCCGGTGAGTGCCTACCTCTACACCGTGAGCGGGCTTCAGCCAGCAGGCCTCGCGCTGGGCGGGAGCGCGGCGGTGCTCGGAATTCTCGCGTGGTCGTTCCGCCGACGGCGCGGGCCGGCGCTGTCCTCGCCACAGTTCACCCGTCACGAGATGCAACAGCGACAGGCAACTGACGCCGCGGACGGAGACGAGTAACCAGTGTCGACGGTCTCCCACGAGACAGCGGCCCTCAGAGTTCGCCTTCGGCCGCCATTTTGCGGATCTCTTCGGCCCGTTCGCGTATCTCCGTGAGTTCCTCGTCGCCTTTGTTGTCGACGTGGCTGTACATCAGTCCCATCCGGTGGTTCGACCGAAGCGTGTCTTCGTTACGGTCGAGGAAGTCCCAGTACAGCGCGTTGAACGGGCAGGCTCCGTCGCCGGTGGTCTTCGTCTTGTAGTACGGACAGCCCGAACAGTAGTTGCTCATCTTGTCCACGTAGTTCGCCGACGAGGCGTAGGGTTTGGTGGCGAACACGCCCGCGCCGTACAGCCCCATCTCGACGACGTTCGGGGTCGTCACCCAGTGGAAGGCGTCGACGTAGCCGGCGTGGAACCAGCGGTTCAGTTGTGCCGGTTCAACGCCGTAGATGAGCCCGAAATTCGCGAGAATCATCAGCCGCTCGATGTGGTGTGAATACCCTCGTTCCCGGACTCCGTCCACCACGTCGGAGAGACAGGCCATGTCGGTGTCGCCGTCCCAGTAGAGGTCGGGCAAGGCCTCACCAGCGCCGAGCTGGTTCGCCTCAGCTAAATCCGGCATCTCCCGGCGGTAGACGTGCCGAAGGAACTCGCGCCAGCCGAGCACCTGCCGGATGAACCCTTCGACGCTGTTCAGCGGCGCGTCGCCGTCCTCGTAGGCGGCGATAGCGCGCTCGATGACCTCCGCAGGGCCGAGGAGTCCCAGATTCAGCGACGTGGAAAGCAGGCTGTGGCTCATCGCCCACTCGTCGTCCAGCATCGCGTCCTGATACGGCCCGAACTCCGTCAGCCGGTCCATAACGAAGTGGTCCAGCGCACGGACGGCCTGCCGGCGAGTGACAGGCCAGCGGAACGGTTCGGGGTCGGCCCAGTCGCCGCCGTACGGCCGCTCGTCGTAGCTTCCCTCGAACGTCGAATCGACCCACTCGATAACGTCCTCGGTCACGGCGTCGGGCTCGAACCGCGGTGGCTCCGGTGGTGTCCACTCGTCGGGTGGCGTCTCACGGTTCTGGTCGTCGTAGTTCCACTCGCCGCCAACTGGGTCGCCGTCCGCCATCAGGTAGCCCGTCTCCCGGCGCATGAACCGGTAGAAGTCCTCGTGGCGGTAGCGGCCGTCGCCGCGCCACTCGTCGAACTGGGACGGTGCGCAGAGGAACCGTTCGTCGGCGACAAACTCGACGGCTCCGCCTGCCTCGGCGACCAGCGATTCGAGACGTGCCCGTGCGGACTCAGTCTGCGGTCGGTGAGTCACGAGCGTGTCGTCAGGGTTGGCCTCAAAGTGTGCCGCCAGTCCGTCCTCGAAGGTCTCTGTCTGGCGGTACTGGACCGTCCGACCGTTGTCTCGGAGGTCGTCGCGAAAATGCCGCATTGCGCTAAACAGCAGAATCAGCTTGTGTGGGTGGTACGGCAGTTTGCGGGCAAACGACTCCGCCTCTATCAGAAGCACCGGTTCGTCGGGTCGGTTGTCGACGGGGCCGGACCGGCGGAGGAGGTGGTCGCCACGAAGCCAGACGGTCATCTGCGAACAGACACTCCCATTGGCTATATCGTGGGCCCGTATCCGCATCAATCCCCGTCCGAACTGTGTTGGTATCGCCACACCGCAGGGCGGTACAATCCTCAATTATTGTTCCCGTCTAAACGACAGAAACGACTTGCTTATAAGTGCAGAGTCATAACTCTAGTTGCATGACAGACGACCTCGACAGGCGGACGTTCATCCGCACGACGGCAGCCGTATCAGGCGCTGGACTCCTTGCTGGCTGTGGCGGGTCCGGCGGCGATGGTGGCAGCGGCGAAACGGAAGCCACCGAAGCAGAGGAGATGGCGACCACTGAAGCCGAGGAGATGGACACCGAGAGCAGCGGTGGGATGGAAACCGTCGAAGCGTCAAGCGAAGTGGCGGACTACGTCGGCGAGTCGTCCAACTTCGACGGCAACACGGTCGTGATGACTGATCAGGACGAGGTCTCCGTTGCAGTCGGCGCTGAGGGGAACGGCGGCGCGTTCGCCTTCGATCCGCCCGCGATCAAAGTCTCGACCGGAACGACGGTCGTCTGGGAGTGGACCGGTGAAGGTGCCGGCCACAACGTCAAGTCCGAAGGCGACGGCCCGCTCGACTCGGGTTCGGCTGTCTCAGAGGAAGGAAACACCTACGAGTACACGTTCGAGGAAACCGGCACCTACCTCTACAACTGTGTCCCGCACAAGGCGCTGGGGATGGTCGGCGCAGTCGTCGTCGAGTAACGCGACAGTCGACGAGCCGTTTTTATCGTTTTACTAGCGCGGAGCGACTGGTGACGTACAGCGAATACGCGATGACCGCGAAACCGACCGCAGTGAGCGCGTTTTCGAAGATCAGTGCAGCGTTGGTACTCAGACCGAACAGTTGGTCCGCGACACCGGCGGTGAGCGACCCGACAGTAATGGTCGCGAATCCAACGGCGAGATAGGTGAGTCCGGTGGCCCTCGTTTTCAACGCTGCGCGAGCGGCAAAGTAAGTAATGAGCCCGCCAAGCAACACTGTCACAGTCTTGAATCCGATGACGATGAGTGGGATGTCTCCGTTCATAGTTCCTCGCTGACGCGCGACCACAGGAGTGCGAGCCGTTCGCTCGGCCGCTCCTCGGCCGGCAGAACGTCGATCTCGAACGCGCCGTCGGCGTCGACGCCAACGAACACGCCGCCACAGTCCCGGACGTACGCCGTCGCGTGATGGCCGTCGGGACGCACCTCCGTCTCCTCGGCGACCAGTTCGGCCTCGCTCAACTGTTCGAGCTTCCGGTACGTGCTTGTCTGGGGGAGGTCACAGACCGAGGCGACCTCCTTGGCTGGCAGCGGCTCGTCGAGCACCCTGAGTATGTCGCGACAGTCAGGGTCAGCGAGGGCGTCGAACAGCGCCTGTGTCTTGCTCGCGTCGTTGTGTGCCACGGCGGACCCTTCAGGGGACGGGTGGAGGTGGTTCTGCGCGCGGTTCGATTTCGATATGACGGGGCAGCGACGTGAAACCTGTGGGATACTGCGATCACAGTGTCCCGCGGTCCTCCGGTAGCAGCCCCCGGCCAGTGTCGGAAATATAAAACACCCTCAGATAAAGGGCGACCGTTTGTTTCCAGAATCTGGAAAGGACACACCGCCTTTTCTATCATCCAATAACAACGATTAGCCTGCTATGCAACGGCCCTCCACTCGCAGACAGTTTCTTGCAGGCACAGGGTTGACAGCGCTTGCCGTCACCGCCGGGTGCGTTTCCACGGGGAGTAGTTCGGAACCAGCCCCGGAAACCGGCACCGAGACCACGACTGCAACCGAAACCGCTACAGCGACCGAAACTGCAACGCCTGAATCGACGCCCGAGTCCCTCGACGACTGGCTCGACGACGCCAACGGCTACGACGGCGAGCCCCGCACGTACGGTCCACGCTCACAGCCAGTAATCATGGTCGGTGAGGGAACTGATGGGGGCCTGGCATTCGATCCGCCAGTCATCGAAGTATCGCCGATGACAAACGTCACATGGGACTGGACTTCCCACGGTGGTCAACGGAACGTCGTCGCGCTTGATGGGACCTTCGACAGTGGCCGGACGAACGCTCAGTTGGGGACGAGCTACCACTACATCTTTGACGAGGTCGGCGAGTACCGCTACGTCTCCGAGCCCCACCGCGATGAGGGAATGAAAGGGGCAGTCATCGTCAAGGAACGGGAATCTTCAGGATATCCAGCCATCGACCAGTGGCTCGGAGCGACGGGTAATTTCGATGGGTCCATTACTGACCGAACCGGGAGGTCCGAAGCTACGGTTGCCGTGGGCGCAGAAGGCAACGGCGGTCAGTACGCGTTCGACCCGCCCGCCATCAAGATATCAACCGGAACGACGGTTACCTGGGAGTGGACCGGCGTTGGCGCAGCACACAACGTATTCTCGACTGACGGAAGTCAGATGGCGTCGGATAGCGTCATTTCGACCGACGGTAGCCCACTTGATTCAGAACTCGTCTCAGAGGAAGGCAGTACCTACAAGCACACCTTCGAGGAAACCGGGGTATCTCTGTACACCTGTCAACCGCACCAAGGCCTCGGTATGAAAGGTGCGGTCGTCGTCGAATAGCGCAGCAATCGGTGACTCATTTCCAGAATCTGGAAAGGGCACACCCACTTTTCTATCACCGAATAACAACAACTAGCTTGCTATGCAACGGCCCTCCACTCGCAGACAGTTTCTCACAGGCACAGGATTGACAGCGCTTGCCGTTACCGCCGGGTGCGTGTCCTCGGGAAGTAGTTCAGAACCAGCGGCCGAAACCGGAACCGAAACCGCGACGGCAACTGAAACTGCGACACCAACCGAAACACCTGAATCGACGCCCGAGTCGCTTGACGACTGGCTTGATGATGCCAACGGCTACGACGGCGAGACCCACAGATACGGCCCGCAGTCCCGACCAACAATTATGCTTGGCGAGGAGACGGACGGTGGACTGGCGTTCAGCCCACCGGCCATCGAAGTTCCGCCGATGACGAACGTTCGGTGGGACTGGACGGGCCACGGCGGTCAGCAGAACGTCGTCGCGCTCGACGGCACCTTCGACAGCGGCCGGACGAACGCCCAGTCCGGGACGATGTATCACTACTTCTTCGAGGAGCCCGGCGAGTACCGCTACGTCTCCGAACCGCATCGCGATGAGGGCATGAAGGGTGCGATTATTGTGAAGGAACCGCCGAGTTCAGGCAACACAAAAGTCGACGAGTGGCTCGCAGCGGCGAGTAACTTCGAGGGCACCATTGTCGACCGCACCGACACTGACACCGCAACTGTTACGGCCGGTGCGGAAGGCAACGGTGGAAAGTTCGCGTTCGACCCCCCAGCGCTGAAAATCTCGACCGAGACGACCGTCCGCTGGGAGTGGACCGGCGACGGTGGGCCACACAACATCGTCTCAAAAGGCGATGGCCCGCTCGACTCGGAACTCGTCGCCGAAGAAGGGAACACCTACGAACACACCTTCGAGGAGACCGGGACCTACCTGTACTCGTGTATGCCACACAAAAGTCTCGGGATGAGAGGCGCAATCGTTGTCGAGTAGCGATCGCCGTGGAATAGTGTCCGAACTGACCGGCTGCCGGCCTATGGTATCTTGACGCTGTGTTTGAGCGTCCCGATTCCTTCGATTTCGACTTCGACCTCGTCGCCGTCTTCCATCGGGCCGACCCCTTCGGGCGTCCCCGTAGCGATGACATCGCCGGGTTCGAGCGTCATATACGAGGTTATCTCCGCGATCAGTTCGGGGACTGAGAAGATGAGGTGCTCACGGGAGGAGGACTGCTTCGTCTCGCCGTTGAGACGGAGTTCGATACTGGCGTCTTCCGGGACGTGCTCCGGTGTGGCCACGAGCGGGCCGATGGGGCAGGCGTTGTCGAAGGCCTTCCCGCGGACCCAGTTCTGTTCCCGCCGCTGGTCGTCGCGGTTAGAGATGTCGTTGACACAGGTGTAGCCCGCGACGACGTCCATCGCGCCCGATTCGCTGACGTTCCGGCACTGCTCGCCGATGACGACCCCGAGCTCGGCCTCGTAGTCGATGCGCTCCTTCCCGGAGGGCATCGTGAGGTGCTTGCCGTGGGACGCGACGGCGTTCGGGGCTTTGAGAAACAGCATCGGCCTGTCGGGGAGCTCCGAGTCCATCTCCTCGGCGTGGTCGGCGTAGTTGCGCCCGATACAGACGACTTTCGTCGGCTCGCAGGGCGGGAGGATATCTACCTCGTCGGGGTCGTAGGACTCGTCGCCGAACGCAATACGGCCGTACGGTCCGGCGGCGGCGGTGACGACGGGCTCGCCGTCCTCGACGGTCCAGCGACCGCCGCGAACGTTCCCCCCAGTATCACGGAATCGAACGCGCTTCATGTCACCGTTCTCTCAGGGCCGACAGATAAGCGTTTAGGAGGGGGAAACCGGACTACAGCGGGCTGTTCGACGGTTGTCTACCCGGCCATCGTCACCTGCGGTGTCGCGGCGAGCAGGCGTGTGACCGAACGGCTTTTGAGACGGGACGGGCTACGCTGGGCCGATGAACGTCCTCGTCGTTGGCGCCGGCGCGATGGGCCAGTGGTTCGCACACACGGTCCGGACCCACGCCGACGCGACCGTTGCCTTCACGGACCTCGACCAGTCGGCCGCCGAAGCCGCTGCCGACGCGGTCGGCGGGCGCGCTGTCGCCAGCGACGCGGCCGAGACTTTCGATGTCGTCTGTATCGCAGTGCCGATGCCCGTCGCCGAGACGGCTATCGACGAGTTCGCGCCGTGTGCTACGGACGCAATCGTTGACGTAACGGGGAGCATGGCAGGCCCCGTCGCAGCGATGCGGGACGCGATGCCCAATGGCCAACGACTCAGCCTGCACCCACTGTTTGCCCCCGAGAACGCGCCTGGGAACGTCGCCGTCGTCGCTGACGGGTCGGGGCCCGAAACCGAAGCCGTCGTCGACGCAATCGCTGCAGCCGGAAACAACTGCTTCGAGACGACGGTGTCGGAACACGACGAAGCCATGGAAACGGTCCAGGCCAGCGCTCACGCCGCCGTACTCGCGTTCGCGATGGCCGCCGCCGACGTGCCCGAGCAGTTTCAGACGCCGATTTCGGCCGGCCTGTTCGACCTCGTCGGGCAGGTCACCGGCGGCGACTCGCGGGTGTATGCCGATATTCAGCGGACATTCGACGGCGCGGACGCGGTCGCCGACGCCGCCAGGGAACTCGCCGACGCCGACGCAGAGACGTTCGAGCAGCTCTACGAGCAACTCTCATGAACCAGGACACACGCCAGCAGATACGCGACAACGCCCAGTACCTCCGGAACGTCCGACCGCTGGACCCCGAGGAGCTACACGAATACGTCGAGGGCCAGCCCCACCCCGCCGTCGTCAAGCAGGTGCTCCGAGAGGAAGCGTTCGACCTTGGCATCGTCGAGCAGGATGACGGGACCTTCGTGCCGGCACCGGAGGGTCGCCTGTCGGTAACGTTCGACGGCGTCGAACGGTTCCCCGACAGCTACGAACAGCAGGTCATCGACCTGCTGACGGAGTGGGGCGGACTGGAGTGGCACAGCGGTGACAGCGGTGACGAACTCCGTGAGCGTATCCGCGACATCAAGGAGCGGTACCTCCAGGGCAAGGCCGTCGAATACGACGAACTGACCGCGCTGGGCTATGCCGTCTACCACCTGCCGGACTACTACGCCGTGGCGAAATACGTCCTCGCGGACCTCGCCGCTGACGGCCTGCTTCCGTCACAGCTTCGAGTGCTTGACGTGGGGGCCGGCGTCGGTGGCCCTGCACTCGCCCTGCGCGACCTACTCCCCGACGACGCCCTGCTGGATTACCACGCCGTCGAGCCGAGCGCTGCCGCGGATGTGCTGGAGAGCCTACTGGCAGATAGCGGCCAGAATGTCCGCTGGGAGATCCACCGGTCGCTCGCCGAGGAATTCGACCCGGCGTCGCCGCTTGCTGGCGACGACAGCGGTGGAGCGGGTGGTGGCGATGGCGACGACAGCGAGGGATACGACCTCATCATCTTCGGCAACGTCCTCAGCGAACTCGACGACGCGGCGGCGACCCTCTACCGGTACGTCGAGGCGCTTGCCGACGACGGGACGTTGCTGGCGCTGGCTCCGGCCGACCGGAACACAGCCATACAGCTCCGAACAGTCGAGCGCGAGGTGGCCGATGGCGGCCCGGCGACGGTGTATGGGCCGACGGTGCGGCTCTGGCCCCACCAGTCTCCCGACAGCGAGTCGTGGTCGTTCGACCGCAAACCGGATATCGAGGTGCCAACCATGCAACAGCGCCTCGACGACCCTGCCGGCGGAACGGGCGAGTTCGTCAACACGGACGTGCAGTTCGCCTACAGCGTCTTGCGAACCGACGGCAAGCGGATGCACGATGTAACACCGGACCGGGGCATCCACGCGCCGATGGCCGACGCCGAGAACTACGTCACCGACCGGGTGAACTTCCTCGGGGTCAAACTCAGCCACGACCTCGCCGAACGGGAGGGTTCGAACCCGCTGTACTTGCTCGGCGATGGGAGTCAGAAGGTCGACCACTTCGCCGTGCTCACCGAAGCGTCGATACTGAACGAGGACATCCGGAAAGCCGACTACGGCGACCTGCTGTCCTTCGAGAACGCCCTGGTCCTGTGGAACGACGACGAGGAGGCGTACAACGTCGTCGTCGACGGCGAGACGGTCGTCGATCGAGCGCGCTAGCGGTGGGCTTTTCTCACAGACGGCCCCACGAGGCGTATGGACGAGCCGACGATTTTGCTGACGAACGACGACGGCATCGAGAGCGCCGGCCTCCGGGCGGTGTACGACGGTCTCTCGACAGTCGGCGACGTGACTGCGGTCGCCCCGGCAGAGGACCAGAGCGCGGTCGGTCGGGCTATTTCACACGAAGTGACCGTCCACGAGCACGAACTTGGCTACGCTGTCGAAGGGACTCCTTCGGACTGCGTCGTGGCGGGGCTGGAAGCGCTCGTCACCGACACCGACCTCGTCGTCGCGGGCTGTAACCGCGGGGCGAACCTCGGCGCGTACGTTCTCGGGCGCTCGGGGACCGTCAGCGCCGCCGTCGAGGCCACTTTCTTCGACGTGCCGGCGATAGCCGTCTCGATGTACATCCCGGTCCGTGAGGACGCCGCCTTCGCCGACATCGAGGCCAACGGCGACAGCTACCGCGAGGCAGCGAAAGCAACGACCTATCTGGCCGACCACGCCGTCGACGCCGGTGTGTTCGAGCAGTGCGACTACCTGAATATCAACGCCCCCGTTGCCGAGTGGGGCGACGCACAGATGACGGTCACACGGCCGTCTCACCTCTACGAGATGGATGCTGTGCAGGATGGTGACGCTGTAACGCTCCACGACCGGATCTGGGAACACATGGCCGAGGGCGACATTCCCGACCCCGAGGGGACCGACCGTCGCGCCGTCGTCGACGGAAAGGTCAGCGTTTCGCCGCTGACTGCGCCGCACACGACGGAGCACCACGAAGCACTGGACGCCATCGCAGAGACGTACGAGCCGGGCGACAGCGGCGAGGCGGCCGACTGAGCGGACAATGCGGTTCCGCAACGCCATCCTCTTCGTCGCGCTCGCAATCGCCTGGGGCAGCGCCTTCACCGCGATCAAAGCCGGGCTAGAGTATTTCCCGCCGATCCTGTTTGCGGCGTTCCGGTACGACCTCGCTGGGCTGTTGATGCTCGGCTACGCGGTGTACGCTACCGACCAGTGGGTCCCGAAGGGTCGAACCGACTGGATCGTTGTGGGTATCAGTGGCACACTCATGATCGCCGCGTACCACATCTTCCTGTTCGTCGGCGAGCAGGGAACCACCAGTGCCGCCGCCGCTATCGTCGTGAGCCTCTCGCCGATTCTTACGACCGGGTTCGCGCGTGCGCTCCTCCCGGACGAGCGTCTCACGACGCTAGGAATCGTCGGTCTGCTCGTCGGGTTCGTCGGTGTCGGCGTCCTCAGCAACCCCGACCCGGGGAACCTGCTCGACCCCCGAACCATCTCGCTAGTGCTGGTGTTCCTCGCGGCCACGTCCTTCGCCCTCGGG includes:
- a CDS encoding DMT family transporter, with the translated sequence MRFRNAILFVALAIAWGSAFTAIKAGLEYFPPILFAAFRYDLAGLLMLGYAVYATDQWVPKGRTDWIVVGISGTLMIAAYHIFLFVGEQGTTSAAAAIVVSLSPILTTGFARALLPDERLTTLGIVGLLVGFVGVGVLSNPDPGNLLDPRTISLVLVFLAATSFALGSVLTRRFEDNLEIETMEAWSMLLGAVLMHGISFGVSESVANVQWTAEAVLALLYLVVVASALGFLIYFDLLERLGPIEINLVSYAAPVVAAATGLLFLGETPTVYTGVGFSCILVGFGLLKRDALRNEVARFSGTPNRGD
- the surE gene encoding 5'/3'-nucleotidase SurE is translated as MDEPTILLTNDDGIESAGLRAVYDGLSTVGDVTAVAPAEDQSAVGRAISHEVTVHEHELGYAVEGTPSDCVVAGLEALVTDTDLVVAGCNRGANLGAYVLGRSGTVSAAVEATFFDVPAIAVSMYIPVREDAAFADIEANGDSYREAAKATTYLADHAVDAGVFEQCDYLNINAPVAEWGDAQMTVTRPSHLYEMDAVQDGDAVTLHDRIWEHMAEGDIPDPEGTDRRAVVDGKVSVSPLTAPHTTEHHEALDAIAETYEPGDSGEAAD